One genomic window of Polyangium aurulentum includes the following:
- a CDS encoding DUF5694 domain-containing protein → MDIRFMARSSTLLLAFLMSAGACAQQPDFDPSKLKGPAGGPATQQPDFDPSKLKGPAGGPANEVLVLGSSHLSQLPKRFDPAGLRPLLDRLAAWQPQAIAIEALSGPQCDFLRRYPLRYQDTFTTYCPDPDPARATTGLDVPAATAEAHRLLAAWRDAPTAAQRRRLAAVFLAGGEQASAVVQWLRLPEAERRAGDGLDEALVERLNRLQGQRDESILVGAQLAARLGHERVYPMDDHTADGPSEDEKAAGAAISKAWDNPATKKRLAASAALEQHLDTAEGVLAMYRAANAPGETKLAFDSDFGAALEEPSPQRFGRNYLGYWETRNLRMAANIREVLGERPGMRMLVIVGASHKGYLEAYLHQMHDVRIVDTGPLLR, encoded by the coding sequence ATGGACATCCGATTCATGGCCCGCTCCAGCACCCTGCTTCTTGCATTCCTGATGTCCGCCGGCGCCTGCGCACAGCAGCCCGATTTCGACCCGAGCAAACTGAAAGGTCCTGCCGGCGGCCCGGCGACGCAGCAGCCCGATTTCGATCCGAGCAAACTGAAAGGTCCTGCCGGCGGCCCGGCGAACGAGGTACTGGTGCTGGGATCCTCGCACCTGTCGCAGCTGCCCAAGCGCTTCGACCCGGCCGGCCTGCGCCCCCTGCTCGACCGGCTGGCCGCATGGCAGCCGCAGGCGATTGCGATCGAGGCCCTGTCGGGGCCGCAGTGCGACTTCCTGCGCCGCTACCCGCTGCGCTACCAGGACACGTTCACCACGTATTGCCCGGACCCGGACCCGGCCAGGGCCACGACCGGCCTCGACGTGCCGGCCGCCACCGCCGAGGCGCACAGGCTGCTGGCCGCCTGGCGTGACGCCCCCACGGCCGCGCAGCGGCGCAGGCTGGCGGCGGTGTTCCTGGCGGGCGGCGAACAGGCGTCGGCCGTGGTGCAGTGGCTGCGCCTGCCCGAGGCCGAGCGCCGCGCCGGCGACGGGCTGGACGAGGCGCTGGTCGAGCGGCTGAACCGCCTGCAGGGACAGCGCGACGAAAGCATCCTCGTCGGCGCGCAGCTGGCGGCGCGCCTCGGACACGAACGCGTGTACCCGATGGACGACCATACGGCCGACGGCCCGAGCGAGGACGAGAAGGCGGCCGGCGCGGCGATCTCGAAAGCCTGGGACAACCCGGCGACGAAGAAACGGCTCGCGGCGAGCGCGGCCCTGGAACAACATCTCGACACCGCGGAGGGTGTGCTGGCGATGTACCGCGCCGCCAACGCGCCGGGTGAAACGAAACTCGCCTTCGACAGCGACTTCGGCGCCGCGCTCGAAGAGCCGTCACCGCAACGCTTCGGCCGCAACTACCTCGGCTATTGGGAAACGCGCAACCTGCGCATGGCCGCCAACATCCGCGAGGTGCTGGGCGAGCGTCCCGGCATGCGCATGCTGGTCATCGTCGGCGCCTCGCACAAGGGCTACCTCGAGGCCTACCTGCACCAGATGCACGACGTGCGGATCGTCGACACGGGTCCGCTGCTGCGCTGA